The Candidatus Defluviibacterium haderslevense DNA window TTATTACATCACAGATTGAAGTCATCCTTTCTAAAGATAGAAATGCAGAAGCCTATCATCAAACTTTAGCATCAGTTTTAGAAGATGTCAAAGCATTAAATATAGTATCCGATCAATTGATGCAATTAGCTCGGCTCTCATCCAATAGTAATGAAATAATTTTTGATGAATTAAGAGTGGATGATGTGATTTGGCAAGCCCGAGAGCAGGTTATGAAAAATCATTCGGACTATAAAGTTTTATTTCAAACCAATGATTTTCCAGATAATCCGGAAAAAATGCAAATCATGGGAAGTGCCAATTTGCTAAGAACAGCACTTATTAACTTAATGGACAATGGTTGTAAATTTTCTCCGGATCACACGGTACACGTTTTCCTAGGTTTTAATAAAAATAATCATTTATATGTAGTGGTTCAGGATCATGGCCCAGGAATTTCTGATGAAGAGCGACAACTCATTTTTGAACCTTTTTATAGAAGCTCAAAAACCAACACCATTAAAGGATCAGGAATTGGATTGTCTTTAGTAAAAAGTATTGTCAAAATACATCATGCAGTATTGACAGTAGAAACCCAAGAGCATCAAGGAACCTCTTTTATCATTACCTTTAATAAGTCGTCAGAAGATTAAGAAAAATTTGATAACTTGAACAGATTTAATATGACCAAAAGCGTTGACAACTATTAAAGAATCGAACTAATAATTAGAAAAAAACAAATCTAACTGGTACTTTTCTAATGTAATTCTAATGAAATTATTATTTCTATTAAACACTTAACCCATACTTTTGTTCGAAACCATAATAAAGCCAAATGTGATTTATTTCCTAAGAAATAAAATGAGAATACAATTCATTTCTATAATTTCTATAGGATTGTTATGGGCATTGTCATGTTCGAAAGAAAAGATGCCATCCTTTGATTCAGACGCCCAAGTAACTCAAATTATCCAAAAATGGAACAACTTATTTTTGGATTTGGATCGAAATACGCCTAATTACCGACCGCCCTTAGCTGCCCGAAGTTTTGCATACATTTCACTGATTGCATATGAAACGGCGATTCCAACTATTGATCAATATAGATCTATGTCAGGTCTGCTAAATGGACTGAACCTAACAGCCATACAAAGTCCTGTTAATTATAATTTAGTTGACGCTTTAAATGCCTCTTATGCTAAAAGTTTTAGGTATTTTTTTAGTTCTGCGCCAATTGAAGAAATTGACAAAATAACCCAGTTAGAAAAATACTTTAATACTTCGAGTTCAAAACATGCATCCATTAATTACAGCGATTCTTCCGTGATTTATGCGAATAGGTTAACTGATGCTATCATTTTCTGGTCTTCACAGGATCTAAGAGGTGATCGAGCGGATTTTCATTTATACGATTCATGTTATAAAATGGAGGACAAACCCGGTATTTGGCGGTCGCCTAAACTTCACCCGTCATTACCCATATTACCCCATTGGGGTGAAGTGCGACCGTTTGTCATTGATCCAAGCATGTTTAAAGTAAATCCACCTATGGATTATTCCATAGATAAATCTTCTCAAATGTACAAGGAGGCTATTGAAGTGTATTCAATGTCTCAACCACTCAGTGAAGAAAACAAGTGGATCTCTGAATTTTGGAGTGATGATCATCATGGTTTAACTTTTACCCCTTCAACCAGATGGGTATCTATTACAAATCAAGTGATCAAATTAACAAAACCAAATATAGGGAAACAATTAGAATCTTACTTAAAAGTAGGTCTTGCACTTTGTGATGCTGGTATTATAGTTTGGAAAACCAAGTATAAATATAAACGTGAAAGGCCAATAGAATATATCAATCGTGTTATTAATAGCCGTTGGGAATCTTATCACGATAGTCCACCCTTTCCCACATATCCTTCAGGACACTCAGCATTTGGGGCTTCAGCTGCACAGGTTTTAAGTCAATTATACGGTAATGAATTTGCTTTTACTGACTTCAGTCATGCAGACCGAAGAGAATTTAATGGAAATCCCAGATCATTCAATTCTTTTTATGATATGGCGAAAGAAAATGCCTTTTCACGTATCTCTATGGGAGTTCATTATAGAAATGATTGTGAGGAAGGGTTACGAATAGGTTTTAATGTAGGAAATATAATTTCTAAAATCAATCTGCTAAAATCCAACGAAGCTTTACTCTACAACAAATGATAACATTAATATTCTTTTGAAACACAACTCGGCATTTTGCTCAGTAATTCGTTAGCTTTATCTTTCAGCAATTGATAATTTTTTGGATCTGAATATAAGCCTGAAGTATATTTATTTTGTTCTTCAAGATTGTTTTTTACATAACCACTTTTTTGTTCAGTATAATATTCAAGACCATCTTTAGCCTTTCTCAATTTAAAAGTTAAATCAGCTTTCAAACTGTCTGCTAAATCTAAGTTTAATGAATCTTGTAGTCTAATAATTTTTTGTTCCACCTGCTTTAACTTAGTCTCTACCCATTGTGTATGACATAGGTCCATAGCCAATTGTTCAGCATCTCTATTCAAATCATTCTCATTGATTTTTTTTGAGCAACTGGTTAAAAATATATAACCTATAAAAAATAATAATTGATATTTCATAAATATTTTTTTTGCAAGATAAACAATTTATTTCATTTTCAATTAGGATGTAAATTTAAAAAGGGCATGCTTTCATTACGAAAACATGCCCGCCACTTATTATAAAAAACAATTATTCAGAACCATCTGCTCTAGCTATATTAATTGCATATCCTGCAACTTTTTTACCGGTCTCCAATCCAACTTTACAATCCACTCTAAAATGAATGCCGCCATATATTCTACTATTGGATGCATCTTGCGCAAATTGATTTATGGATGCTGTCTCATTTGGAAAAATGTAAGCTAAAACTTCGGCACCTGCTGCAGAAAAAGTAGAGTGCCCAGAAATATATCCTGGAAAATTCGGAACACCTATCAGTGTTCTAAAATCTGATATGGCATTACTTGGTCTTAAACCATTGTAATAATATTTAGTATCCCAACAACTGATTCCTGCATCTTGAATTGCCATATTCATATAAGCCATTGTTCTCGCACTTCTAATTGGATTCATTTGATATTTTAAAATTAAATCTGAAGCAATTGCATTCCAATGTCCAGGAGGTGTCGATGTACTTGGTCCATCTGCCCAAAAATTAGCTATTCTTCGGGTTTCAGAAGTTGGATTTTCTGTAAAATCTTTAATCTCGTTGACATCTGCAATGAATTCAGGAGTTCCAGGTGCTGGTGGTGGTCCAGGTCGCACGGTTGCAACATCTGGGATACACCAAGGTTTTACATCTCCAAATTTTGGCAACATTCCTGGTCTAACTGGTGACTCTAAACTTCTCCAACGCCAGCCATATTTCAATTCTGCTAAAGTTGCCAATGAATCTGTAACAGCAATGGTACTTATTGCTTTACCCATATTATCTTTTTTAGCACGATCATTAATAAATTTGGCGGCAACCTGTTTTCCAATAGCTGTACCAGCATCAATATCATCTTGTGTATTCATTCCAGCCCATAGTCTTGTATTCTTTAATTCTGCTGCTTTTTCTTTTAAATAAGTCGTATCATTAGGAAACATAACGCGTAATATTCCAAGTGAAACTTCAGCAATAACTGCGTCTTCTGATGGGTAAGAAGGCAAGGTTTGTTTTGGCAAAGCAGGAATTATAGTGTTATCAACTTGATATGGTGCAGGACGATTGAAATCATATTTGTATTTCCATGCTACAATAAGTGCATCAAATTGTGCAGCACCCAAATAGGCGAAAGCACGACTTGCATAGGGTGGATTAGCAAATGGGAAATATGGATATTTTCCGGGTTCTGCAGCATTTGGAACAGGATAGGTTCCATCTGCATTTGCTGCCGGTGGTAAATTATATTTTGCAGCTAATGTTCTTGCAATTTGATTCCAACTGGCAATAGAATTAGCACCCCAAAATTCAATTGCAGTTTTTTGATCTGCTGTTACGGATGATGAAAGAGATTTCAAAGCTGCCAATGAAGCTAGATATTCAGCGCTATTTGTTTGTGCAGGCGTTGAAACGGTAATATCGGTTACATTAGTTAAGAATACCGGTTTCCATTGTCCAGCTTTTTCGTCTACATTAGAATACGTATATGCAGATGCATTTTTTTGTATATCCAATTCTTTTTCACACGCTATTAAAGCTATGATAATACAAATTCCAATTAAAAGTCCTACTTTAGTTTTCATAAAAATTTATTTTGCTACTTCAGATTTTGTTTTGTTAAATAGTTTGAATTGATATAATAATCCAATTCCAAAAGAATTTGATTTTCCAACATTTCTGCCGCTTAATGTGTGTGCTGCCATTAATATGATTCCCAAATTTTTATGAAATGGCATTCTTTGTTGAATCATTGCCCCAATTTGAGTTTGATCCATATTAGATGTTAAAAAAGGTGCGTCATTTCTACGAATGTCAACACCTCCTTGGGTATTTATCACGTTATATTGAAGTTCAACTCTGGTTGTATTTTTAAAATATCCTAAAGTCAATCCACCAGTTAATAGATTTGGCATTTTGTATTCGTTGGTTTGATAACCTTGGTCAGTGTAATAATTGGTTCTATCACCTTTGACATTGCTTCGAGCATCATATCCAACATTTGCACTTGCAAACAATCCAAAATCAGAAAACCAATTGGCCATTAAACGACTTCCAAAAGCTTTACATCCTAAGCCTAAAGACAAAGGCAAATAGTCAGCATAATAAGATCCAACCGGCAAAATTAAACCAACACTTGCCATTACTTCTAATCGATGCTTAGGATTAATTTCAAAATTAATTACTTTGCCTTTAAGCCATAGAGACAAGTCCTGAAATCCTGATTCACCTCTTAAAGTGCCTGCAGATGCTTTCGTTTTCATCCATGGAAGTCCGGCAATTAAATTCAATCTGGAATGCAATCCCAATGCAAACATTGGAGCAACCATATGTGAAGATACGGTACCAAGATTTGGGTTATCCCTATATAAAGTTCCTTCCCAATAATAATCCCAAGAACTATACTGATAAGGTACTGCAATACAAATTTCACCTTTCTTCATCATAAAAGCGTCATTTGCAGTTTGTGCTAAAACCCCATTTAGGCTCATAAAAAGCACAGTTAATAACCCATAAAATTGTTTCATTTCAATATGTTTAATTTATAAAAAAATATACTAATTAAAACCTATTACATTATTTCTTCAATGTTCCATTAAAATATCCCTGAATGACATCGTTCCATAAATACCCTGCTATATCTCGGCCCATTTTGAGGCCTGCTACATTATCTGCTTGTATATGATATCCTCCCATAACCCTTGATATTCCTGCCATATCAGCAGTTCCACTAAAAGTTGGCAAAGGAAGTGAAACAGGATCTCCTGGAGTCTCCGTTATTATACCACATATGCGATTCTCTACAATCCCAAATTTGTCACTACCTGTAAATAATTCTAACATCTTGGCACAGGCTCCACTTACCGTGCTATGTCCAGAAACATAAGCTGGAAATGGTGGAGAAACAAAATTAGCAGGTGAATAGGGATGCCAACTCTCAGCTGCTTCAGTAACAGTACCTTTATCTGGACCTCCCCAACCTTGAATTTGTTGGCCTTTATAGTAATATCTAACTAGTGTCCAAGGTCTTGAGCTATCATAAAATCGCTTTGATTCCCAACAAGCAATAAATGCATCCATTGCAGTTACTCCAACAGCAAAAAATAATTTTACATCTTTATCTAAATCATTATGATCTCTGATCGAAACCATTTGTGCGAATCTCAACCAATGTCCTGCCTGACCTGTAGATCTTGGACCGTCACGCATAAATTCAATGGTTGCTTTTCGATTATGATCCAAATTGGCATTAATTGCCATGACTTCATCTACTTCATTTTTCATCTGTTCGGATCCAACTTTTGGAGGAGCAGGAGCTCTGAATTGAGAAGAACTTTTTAAACCAAAAGGCTTTACTCTATACCAAAAAGGGGTTAAAAAATTCACTAAAAAAGTGTCCCCATTCGATTTTACAAATGGCAGTGGGTGCCAGCGATCTGGATCAACCACTTTCTTGTAAGTATTTATAGCATTATAAAAAGTGTAATCAGAAAATGGTTCTCCATTTCCTCCCGGTTCATTTCCAAGCTGATTCGAACCATCATTATGTCTAAATTCAATTATGGATTTAGCAACTAAATTACCAATACCTTCGGGTTTTGTGCGGTCCAACGTTTTATTTTCTGGTTTATAACCCATTTTAACAAATTCTGCAGTGATGTATTTAGCATCATCCTTATACTGATCCATTAAAACTCGATAAATAGCATAACTAATGGCTATTTCCTTATTTTTTTGGGTTCTCTCAGCTGCCGGTCTTCTTAGTTTGCCACCAAATTGGGTTCCAATAGCTTTAGCATCGTATGCTGCCCAGGCATCATATATGGTATTAACAACAATTCCCAACTGTCGGGATTGAACTGTCGGCTTTGCACCAACCCTATCAACATCATTCGCAGTTACTTCCAATGCTATGTCAAGCCATTTATAAGCTATTGAATTTTTAGGATCGGCAACTAAATTAGAAACGGGAGTAGCGTAAATGCTATAAGTGGCAACAAAAAGCATAACACCAATTTTAATACATAGTTTTTTCATTTTAAGTGGTTTAAGTATATAATTTTAATAATTGTTTTTAAATTCCCTAAATAACAAAGGAGGGTTCCCATCCCTCCTTTATATCATGAAAGTAAATTTTTATTTATCAAACCAAATTCTTGTCTTTTGACCTTACAAAGATATGTTGCGCTATAATCTATCCATTTATGAATACATGAAGAAAGGCATATTATTGATGAATCCAGTAAAATGATTGACGAAATGAAATCCAATAATGGCATAATTTGTGATACTGTATGTATTAAATCCTTTTTATGGGACTAAAATGCTTGATTATTGATGATGATCCTATGATATGTGATCTTGTCAAATATTTTTGCACTAAAATAAAAGAAATTGAATATTGTATTTCAGCTGGTACGGGGAGAGATGGTTTAGAATTATTATCTTCACAAGCAATTGATTTGGTTTTCCTGGATTATAATCTACCCGATATGAAAGGTCAGGGCTTACTTGAATTAAAACAAAACGCCCTGCCAGTGATAATGGTTACTTCTGAGACTGACTTTGCAACTAAATCTTACGAATACCATGATATCATAGACTATTTAGTTAAACCTATTTCATTTGACCGTTTTCAAAAGGGCATAAATAAAGCCCTTGGAAAATTGGATAGTCAAATAAAACAGAACTTAAAAAACACTAAAGAAGCCCTGTTTGTAAAGGATGGCAATAAATGGGTCAGGATACATTTCTCAAGTTTATTATTCTTAAAATCTGAAGAAAATTATGTAGCATTTGTAACTGCAGAAAAAACCACTCTGAGTTTGATCACATTAAAGGAGTTAGAATCAAAATTACCCAATCATTTCTTAAAAGTTCATCGTTCATATATTGTTAACTTAAATAAAATTGAAGTGTTAACAACTGATGAATTAATCATCAATAAAACAACTATACCTATAGGTCAAACTTATCGAAAAGAGGTTATGGAATACATTAACAGAACATAACATCTATAACCATTTCTTCAATTCATTTTCAAAAAACATTTCACATTGGTGCATTTTAACTTGGATGTCACTATTAGTTGATTCAAGCTGTTTAGAATTTACAAATGGCTCAAACTTAATCATAATCAATTGATTTTCCAACTTAATCAAATTAAATCGGCGAAGACTATTTGCCAACTTATGCACCACAGCATCTTTCATTCCTATATCTCGTGATAAAATGGCTTTAGACAATTGCTCGCGCGCATCCTTCCATTCATTGATTAATAATTTTAGTGCCGATAAAATCAAGGCAGGATCATAATCATAATCCTTATATAATACTTCTAAAGTTGGTATCTGAAATCCCATGTGAGTAAATGCATACTCAATTTCAGAAATCATTTTATCCGGGCTGATCGGCTTTTGTATCACCATATCCAAAAGATAATGGCTTGACTTTAAAACGGCATCTATATCATGATGTCCCGTTACTGCAATAAAGAGTCCATCTTGTTTTTTATAACTGAATATCTGTTCAAATAAATCAAAGAGGGAAACATTTTCCAACCAGAAATCTGTAATAATTAAGTCATACTTTTGATCAACCGCCAATTCACCAATTTCAAGAGATTTTGATAATTGTTTTATTGTGTTATGTCCATTTTCAAATATTCGTTGATAAAGCATTCTTAATTGAGGATCATCTTCAATAATTAAAATGGATCTTGGGATTTCAAAAAAAGAAACTTGGGCTTCTTTTGAAATTGTATTTGAATCCGGATTATTAATAGATTCTAGTGTTATTTCAAAAGAGAATATCGAACCTTCTCCAAAAGTAGAATCCAACTTCAATGTGCTACCAAATAATTCCAAAAGCTGGACCACGATCGGCAATCCTAAACCAGCACCCGACTCGTTTTTTAAATAATCTTGCCTGTTCTCCTTTTGAAACCGCTCCAATATTAATTTATAATTCTCAAGCCGAATTCCAATACCACTATCTTTTACCTGAATCAATAAAAAGACACTATGATCGTTTTTGATTTCATTTTTGATATTAAGCTCAACATGTCCATATTCAGGTGTGAATTTAATGGCATTAGAAATTAAGTTGGACAATACTTGACTAAAACGCAAGGCGTCCAAGTTTACCCATAAATTTTTTAGTGACTCATCACAAATTAACTTAAAACTAATTTTTTTGGATACCGCTTCAAAAATATAACTTTTATAAATTTTATTTATTAAGTCATAAAATTGAAGAGGCTCATTCTGCAATTGAATTTTACCTTCCTTTAATTTAGAAAAATCCAATATATCATTTACTAAAGATAGTAAATTGTGCGTGCTAAATTTTAATGTTTCGATAAATGGCAACTGATTAGTTCTAGGATTATTATCTTCAAGCAATCGCGTCATACCAACAATAGAATGCAGTGGATTTCTGATCTCATGACTCATATTTTCCAAAAATAATTCCTTAGACTTATTGGCACTTTCTGCTGATGCCTTTGCATCGGCCAACGATTGAATATTCTGTTGTAAGGTCGAAGACATGGCTTGGAAGGTATTGGCTAACAAACCAATTTCATCATTTCGATTCAAGGGGAGATCCGAAACCGATAAACTGTTCGGAAAACTAATCATGGATTTAGTAATTGACTCTAACCCATTTGTTTGTTTGCGCATCCAAAACAATGCTAAAAAAACCAACAATAAAATAATAATTAGTGTGATTACAAAGACGGACCATTGCCAATCATAAAATGGTGATAAGATCACATCCTTAGCTGCACCAAGACAGATATATAATGAATAATTACTCCGAGGATAATTAATTTTTTTAAAATAATAAATATGTGTTTTTGTATCAACGGACTTTATTTCATTACCTATTGTAGTTAAAAAATCTAATGGTAATTTAAATTCCAAAGGTGCATAAGGCAATTTTGCATATTCAAATCCAAACTCTTTAGTAGAATCGGGATGAATTATGAAATGACCAATATC harbors:
- a CDS encoding vanadium-dependent haloperoxidase, with amino-acid sequence MRIQFISIISIGLLWALSCSKEKMPSFDSDAQVTQIIQKWNNLFLDLDRNTPNYRPPLAARSFAYISLIAYETAIPTIDQYRSMSGLLNGLNLTAIQSPVNYNLVDALNASYAKSFRYFFSSAPIEEIDKITQLEKYFNTSSSKHASINYSDSSVIYANRLTDAIIFWSSQDLRGDRADFHLYDSCYKMEDKPGIWRSPKLHPSLPILPHWGEVRPFVIDPSMFKVNPPMDYSIDKSSQMYKEAIEVYSMSQPLSEENKWISEFWSDDHHGLTFTPSTRWVSITNQVIKLTKPNIGKQLESYLKVGLALCDAGIIVWKTKYKYKRERPIEYINRVINSRWESYHDSPPFPTYPSGHSAFGASAAQVLSQLYGNEFAFTDFSHADRREFNGNPRSFNSFYDMAKENAFSRISMGVHYRNDCEEGLRIGFNVGNIISKINLLKSNEALLYNK
- a CDS encoding transporter, which produces MKQFYGLLTVLFMSLNGVLAQTANDAFMMKKGEICIAVPYQYSSWDYYWEGTLYRDNPNLGTVSSHMVAPMFALGLHSRLNLIAGLPWMKTKASAGTLRGESGFQDLSLWLKGKVINFEINPKHRLEVMASVGLILPVGSYYADYLPLSLGLGCKAFGSRLMANWFSDFGLFASANVGYDARSNVKGDRTNYYTDQGYQTNEYKMPNLLTGGLTLGYFKNTTRVELQYNVINTQGGVDIRRNDAPFLTSNMDQTQIGAMIQQRMPFHKNLGIILMAAHTLSGRNVGKSNSFGIGLLYQFKLFNKTKSEVAK
- a CDS encoding response regulator; its protein translation is MSDYKPKFVSLALKNAIVYIILIVVSSALIGYFLYRKSSAIIVNSSIQQLEHDLEVLDVRFISYIEQIRQDILYLSRSPYLNDYLIAPNSAQREFNKVKLSNDYFSFLSTKPDYGQLRFIANDSLGLEKIRTDRLKGHIFIVPSDALQRKGSSAYFRETILLPKDSVYFSEIDLNKEYGKISYPIMPTLRAACPLYVNGRVEGIIILNTILNNFFEHFKKSVHSNSELYLFNDIGHFIIHPDSTKEFGFEYAKLPYAPLEFKLPLDFLTTIGNEIKSVDTKTHIYYFKKINYPRSNYSLYICLGAAKDVILSPFYDWQWSVFVITLIIILLLVFLALFWMRKQTNGLESITKSMISFPNSLSVSDLPLNRNDEIGLLANTFQAMSSTLQQNIQSLADAKASAESANKSKELFLENMSHEIRNPLHSIVGMTRLLEDNNPRTNQLPFIETLKFSTHNLLSLVNDILDFSKLKEGKIQLQNEPLQFYDLINKIYKSYIFEAVSKKISFKLICDESLKNLWVNLDALRFSQVLSNLISNAIKFTPEYGHVELNIKNEIKNDHSVFLLIQVKDSGIGIRLENYKLILERFQKENRQDYLKNESGAGLGLPIVVQLLELFGSTLKLDSTFGEGSIFSFEITLESINNPDSNTISKEAQVSFFEIPRSILIIEDDPQLRMLYQRIFENGHNTIKQLSKSLEIGELAVDQKYDLIITDFWLENVSLFDLFEQIFSYKKQDGLFIAVTGHHDIDAVLKSSHYLLDMVIQKPISPDKMISEIEYAFTHMGFQIPTLEVLYKDYDYDPALILSALKLLINEWKDAREQLSKAILSRDIGMKDAVVHKLANSLRRFNLIKLENQLIMIKFEPFVNSKQLESTNSDIQVKMHQCEMFFENELKKWL
- a CDS encoding vanadium-dependent haloperoxidase; its protein translation is MLFVATYSIYATPVSNLVADPKNSIAYKWLDIALEVTANDVDRVGAKPTVQSRQLGIVVNTIYDAWAAYDAKAIGTQFGGKLRRPAAERTQKNKEIAISYAIYRVLMDQYKDDAKYITAEFVKMGYKPENKTLDRTKPEGIGNLVAKSIIEFRHNDGSNQLGNEPGGNGEPFSDYTFYNAINTYKKVVDPDRWHPLPFVKSNGDTFLVNFLTPFWYRVKPFGLKSSSQFRAPAPPKVGSEQMKNEVDEVMAINANLDHNRKATIEFMRDGPRSTGQAGHWLRFAQMVSIRDHNDLDKDVKLFFAVGVTAMDAFIACWESKRFYDSSRPWTLVRYYYKGQQIQGWGGPDKGTVTEAAESWHPYSPANFVSPPFPAYVSGHSTVSGACAKMLELFTGSDKFGIVENRICGIITETPGDPVSLPLPTFSGTADMAGISRVMGGYHIQADNVAGLKMGRDIAGYLWNDVIQGYFNGTLKK
- a CDS encoding phosphatase PAP2 family protein, which translates into the protein MKTKVGLLIGICIIIALIACEKELDIQKNASAYTYSNVDEKAGQWKPVFLTNVTDITVSTPAQTNSAEYLASLAALKSLSSSVTADQKTAIEFWGANSIASWNQIARTLAAKYNLPPAANADGTYPVPNAAEPGKYPYFPFANPPYASRAFAYLGAAQFDALIVAWKYKYDFNRPAPYQVDNTIIPALPKQTLPSYPSEDAVIAEVSLGILRVMFPNDTTYLKEKAAELKNTRLWAGMNTQDDIDAGTAIGKQVAAKFINDRAKKDNMGKAISTIAVTDSLATLAELKYGWRWRSLESPVRPGMLPKFGDVKPWCIPDVATVRPGPPPAPGTPEFIADVNEIKDFTENPTSETRRIANFWADGPSTSTPPGHWNAIASDLILKYQMNPIRSARTMAYMNMAIQDAGISCWDTKYYYNGLRPSNAISDFRTLIGVPNFPGYISGHSTFSAAGAEVLAYIFPNETASINQFAQDASNSRIYGGIHFRVDCKVGLETGKKVAGYAINIARADGSE
- a CDS encoding response regulator transcription factor; its protein translation is MGLKCLIIDDDPMICDLVKYFCTKIKEIEYCISAGTGRDGLELLSSQAIDLVFLDYNLPDMKGQGLLELKQNALPVIMVTSETDFATKSYEYHDIIDYLVKPISFDRFQKGINKALGKLDSQIKQNLKNTKEALFVKDGNKWVRIHFSSLLFLKSEENYVAFVTAEKTTLSLITLKELESKLPNHFLKVHRSYIVNLNKIEVLTTDELIINKTTIPIGQTYRKEVMEYINRT